A single genomic interval of Pseudomonadota bacterium harbors:
- a CDS encoding arylesterase, with amino-acid sequence MLLTALLVGIASLVISPRVFAAQAERDASPAPTVLLFGDSLTAGYGLAPGEGWADLLARELDRRTPAWRVVNASVSGETTAGGRTRLARALEKHRPRVLVLELGGNDGLRGMPVNVTRSNLAAMIAEGRKAGAEVVLVGVRIPPNYGPDYAADFEAVFTDLAAEGTGGVHLVRFLLKGVALDFSLMQPDGIHPTAAAQPRLLENVRGALFEAIAAAGATIRQD; translated from the coding sequence TTGCTCCTGACTGCGCTGCTCGTAGGCATCGCATCGTTGGTAATCTCCCCTCGCGTATTCGCCGCGCAAGCGGAGCGCGATGCGTCGCCTGCGCCCACCGTGCTCCTGTTTGGGGACAGCCTCACCGCAGGCTACGGCCTGGCGCCCGGCGAAGGTTGGGCAGATCTGTTGGCACGCGAACTCGACCGACGCACCCCTGCGTGGCGGGTGGTCAACGCGAGCGTGAGCGGCGAGACCACGGCGGGCGGGCGCACGCGTCTCGCGCGCGCGCTCGAGAAGCATCGCCCACGCGTGCTAGTGCTGGAACTTGGCGGCAACGACGGCCTACGCGGCATGCCCGTGAATGTGACCCGGTCGAACCTCGCGGCGATGATCGCCGAGGGACGTAAAGCCGGCGCCGAAGTCGTGCTGGTGGGTGTTCGAATACCGCCGAACTACGGCCCCGACTACGCCGCGGACTTCGAGGCGGTATTCACGGACCTCGCGGCCGAAGGGACCGGCGGGGTCCACCTCGTCCGCTTCCTGCTGAAAGGGGTCGCCCTCGACTTCAGCCTGATGCAGCCCGACGGCATCCACCCCACGGCCGCCGCCCAGCCGCGCCTACTCGAGAACGTGCGCGGGGCGCTCTTCGAGGCCATTGCCGCCGCGGGCGCCACAATTCGTCAGGATTGA
- a CDS encoding trifunctional transcriptional activator/DNA repair protein Ada/methylated-DNA--[protein]-cysteine S-methyltransferase, which translates to MHALIDLPNDEMLYAALLSRDSAYEGRAYVCVASTGIFCRLTCPARKPKRENCTFYSTVGECLEAGYRACKRCQPLADAAAMDPMISALLDALEADPTRRWLEVDVQRLGYDPSTVRKHFKHQFGMTFLEMARQRRLKAGFDTLREGGAVIDAQLDARFDSPSAFRSAFAQLLGCAPGALDPKPTLMVNWLTTPLGDMISVTSRTHLHLLEFFERKALKTELNKLAAAVKGRIGFGACSPAEQIDAELRAYFAGTSAAFETPVAFAGTAFQQSVWHALVEIPPSETRSYADIARAIGQPTATRAVARANGANQLALIVPCHRVIGADGSLTGYGGGLWRKQRLLEIEACYRPTTR; encoded by the coding sequence ATGCACGCCCTAATCGATCTGCCCAACGATGAGATGCTCTACGCCGCCCTCCTGTCACGCGACAGCGCCTACGAGGGTCGCGCCTACGTGTGCGTGGCCAGCACGGGCATCTTCTGCCGCCTGACCTGCCCTGCGCGCAAGCCCAAGCGCGAGAACTGTACCTTCTACAGCACCGTCGGTGAGTGCCTGGAGGCCGGCTATCGCGCCTGCAAGCGCTGCCAGCCCTTGGCGGACGCGGCGGCGATGGACCCGATGATCAGCGCCTTGCTCGACGCCCTGGAGGCAGACCCGACACGGCGCTGGCTGGAGGTCGACGTACAACGCCTCGGCTACGACCCATCCACCGTGCGCAAGCACTTCAAACACCAGTTCGGCATGACGTTCCTGGAGATGGCCCGCCAACGGCGCCTTAAGGCCGGCTTCGACACCTTGCGCGAGGGCGGCGCCGTGATCGATGCCCAGCTCGACGCGCGCTTCGACTCCCCCAGTGCCTTCCGCAGCGCCTTCGCTCAGCTGCTGGGCTGCGCGCCGGGCGCTCTCGATCCGAAGCCGACCCTGATGGTGAACTGGCTTACGACTCCACTAGGTGACATGATCAGCGTGACCTCGCGCACACACCTACACCTGCTGGAGTTCTTTGAGCGCAAGGCCTTGAAGACAGAACTGAACAAGCTCGCGGCAGCAGTGAAGGGCCGGATAGGCTTTGGTGCATGCTCGCCGGCCGAGCAGATCGACGCCGAGCTCCGGGCCTACTTCGCGGGCACCTCAGCGGCCTTCGAAACGCCCGTAGCCTTTGCAGGCACCGCCTTCCAACAGAGCGTCTGGCACGCTTTAGTGGAGATTCCTCCGAGCGAGACGCGCAGCTACGCCGACATCGCCCGGGCGATCGGCCAACCTACCGCCACCCGCGCCGTGGCCCGCGCCAACGGGGCCAATCAGCTGGCGTTGATCGTGCCCTGCCATCGAGTGATCGGCGCGGATGGGTCGCTGACCGGCTACGGCGGTGGCTTGTGGCGCAAGCAGAGACTGCTGGAGATCGAAGCGTGCTATCGCCCGACGACACGATGA
- a CDS encoding ABC transporter ATP-binding protein, which produces MHDGQSVLRAEGVGKQVEGPEGTLEILSEITLQIAPSESVALVGPSGAGKSTLLAVLAGLDTPTAGEVWLGDQAITSLSEDARAQLRNARVGFVFQSFHLLPSLTAVENVMLPAELAGSAGARERALDALKAVDLTHRARHYPKHLSGGERQRVAIARAFVTEPQLLFADEPTGNLDTRTGQRVADLLFRLQHEAGVTLVLVTHDDRLAQRCDRVLRLAEGRLTEADT; this is translated from the coding sequence ATGCACGACGGCCAATCCGTACTCCGCGCCGAGGGCGTGGGCAAGCAGGTCGAAGGCCCAGAGGGCACGCTGGAGATACTGTCGGAGATCACGTTGCAGATTGCACCTTCAGAGTCGGTGGCTCTGGTCGGACCGTCTGGCGCCGGCAAATCGACGCTGTTGGCTGTGCTCGCGGGCTTGGATACGCCCACCGCCGGCGAAGTGTGGCTGGGCGATCAGGCGATCACAAGCCTGTCCGAGGATGCGCGCGCTCAGCTGCGCAACGCTCGCGTCGGGTTCGTGTTTCAGTCCTTCCATCTGCTGCCATCCCTGACCGCGGTGGAGAACGTGATGCTACCGGCAGAACTCGCCGGCTCGGCGGGCGCCCGCGAGCGGGCGCTGGATGCCCTAAAGGCAGTAGATCTCACCCATCGCGCTCGCCACTACCCCAAGCATCTCTCCGGCGGTGAACGCCAGCGCGTGGCGATCGCGCGCGCTTTCGTGACCGAGCCGCAGCTCCTGTTCGCGGACGAACCGACGGGAAATCTCGACACGCGGACCGGCCAGCGCGTCGCTGACCTGTTGTTTCGCCTGCAGCACGAGGCCGGCGTGACCTTGGTTCTCGTCACCCACGACGACCGTCTCGCCCAGCGCTGCGATCGCGTGCTGCGCCTGGCCGAGGGTCGCCTCACTGAGGCTGACACATGA
- a CDS encoding marine proteobacterial sortase target protein, with protein sequence MASTPPSSSPQPEPSASIRAEPSRSLAPPLASVQDERDWYRLIALTIGLALLLLAAGIANAQGPGEPVPERPASTAVRSAVPAGSSSAGGAPTAPAPNTSARAAQVATRLLDTSGAGRLLLHDKSGNTALAPWVDSDVQVSISGVIAHVTLRQGFINVAEDWVAGEYTFPLPADGAIREMRLVLANREIVGQIEEREEARRTYEAAKAAGQQVGLLEQQHADIFGLNVANIPPGERIDVVLKYVQPLHLEAGAFEFRFPMTITPRYAPAKVSAVDRRPTPASVLRTAILDDAEDYRALASLEVTLDLGIAADSMISPSHGFELRSDAYGHQLTLRDGKVAMNRDFVLRFSPSAQDQPRFGVYSEARDGYHYALAMIVPPNTLPVQRRPREMIVVVDTSGSMQGESMRQARRAAQLALDALTPTDRLNVIAFSDEPTALFPFAVPADRHQIRKAREFLRGLDANGGTEMHKALTRALDVRPPADHLRQVVFVTDGAVSSDGSLESLVRRLRGEARLYPVGIGSAPATHLMQRLAEVGRGTYTQIVTLTEVAERMSALFARLEHPVLTDITIAWPAGAEVWPQEVPDLYAGEPLLVSARLPSAAGTVELAGRYGGSGATWQAQIPLAGAIGADGVGVLWAQRKVATLLADGTRSGFGGDDVRAMVVETGLRHGLLTPHTSFVAVERERDRPLFASLEDAVVPALAPAGGRRVGYLATATPAPWLSSMALFLMLFGGLLLTLSRASAERRCPV encoded by the coding sequence ATGGCCAGCACCCCGCCCTCCAGCTCGCCTCAACCCGAACCATCCGCTTCGATCCGCGCCGAACCAAGTCGCTCCCTCGCCCCACCGCTGGCATCGGTGCAGGATGAGCGTGACTGGTACCGACTGATCGCGCTCACGATCGGCCTCGCCCTGCTGCTGCTCGCCGCTGGCATCGCCAACGCGCAGGGACCGGGGGAGCCCGTACCAGAGCGCCCCGCCTCGACCGCTGTGCGGTCCGCCGTCCCTGCGGGCAGCAGCAGTGCCGGCGGCGCACCGACCGCGCCGGCTCCGAACACCAGTGCACGTGCCGCACAGGTGGCCACGCGGCTCCTGGATACGAGCGGTGCGGGCCGCCTCCTTCTGCACGATAAGTCAGGCAACACCGCCCTGGCCCCGTGGGTCGACAGCGATGTTCAGGTGAGCATCTCGGGCGTGATTGCCCACGTCACCCTGCGCCAAGGCTTCATCAACGTGGCCGAGGATTGGGTCGCGGGTGAGTACACCTTCCCCCTGCCAGCGGATGGGGCGATTCGAGAGATGCGCTTGGTGCTGGCCAACCGGGAGATCGTCGGCCAGATCGAGGAACGCGAAGAAGCGCGGCGTACCTACGAAGCAGCGAAGGCAGCCGGTCAGCAGGTGGGATTGCTGGAACAGCAGCACGCCGACATCTTCGGCCTCAACGTCGCCAACATCCCGCCCGGCGAGCGCATCGACGTGGTGTTGAAGTACGTGCAGCCGCTGCACCTGGAAGCCGGTGCCTTCGAGTTCCGCTTCCCGATGACGATCACGCCACGCTACGCCCCGGCCAAGGTGAGCGCGGTCGACCGCCGCCCCACCCCCGCCAGCGTGTTGCGCACCGCCATCCTTGATGATGCGGAGGACTACCGCGCCCTCGCTTCCCTCGAGGTGACCCTGGATCTGGGCATCGCGGCGGACTCCATGATCAGCCCGAGCCATGGATTCGAGTTGCGCAGCGACGCCTACGGCCACCAGCTCACCTTGCGTGACGGTAAGGTGGCTATGAACCGAGATTTCGTCTTGCGCTTTTCGCCCTCTGCGCAGGACCAACCGCGCTTTGGGGTGTACTCGGAAGCGCGTGATGGCTACCACTACGCCCTGGCCATGATCGTGCCGCCGAACACTCTGCCTGTGCAGCGCCGCCCGCGAGAGATGATCGTGGTGGTCGATACCTCGGGCAGCATGCAAGGTGAGTCGATGCGCCAGGCCCGTCGGGCAGCGCAGCTAGCCCTCGATGCGCTCACGCCGACGGATCGCCTGAATGTGATCGCGTTCTCCGACGAGCCGACCGCCTTGTTCCCCTTCGCTGTGCCTGCCGACCGCCATCAGATCCGCAAGGCACGCGAGTTCCTGCGCGGCCTCGATGCGAACGGGGGCACGGAGATGCACAAGGCCCTGACCCGCGCCCTGGACGTGCGCCCGCCGGCGGATCACCTGCGTCAGGTCGTATTCGTCACCGACGGTGCCGTGTCGTCCGACGGCTCCCTCGAGTCTCTGGTGCGGCGCCTTCGCGGTGAAGCGCGCCTGTACCCGGTGGGTATCGGCTCTGCTCCCGCCACGCACCTGATGCAACGCTTAGCGGAGGTGGGGCGAGGGACCTACACGCAGATTGTCACCCTAACGGAAGTGGCGGAGCGTATGAGTGCGCTGTTCGCCCGCCTCGAGCACCCGGTGCTGACGGACATCACCATCGCGTGGCCCGCGGGCGCCGAGGTGTGGCCGCAGGAAGTGCCGGATCTGTACGCCGGCGAGCCGCTGTTGGTCAGTGCACGCCTGCCGAGCGCAGCAGGCACCGTCGAATTGGCGGGTCGCTACGGTGGCTCCGGCGCCACCTGGCAGGCGCAGATCCCCCTCGCTGGGGCGATCGGGGCGGATGGCGTAGGTGTCCTCTGGGCTCAACGCAAGGTGGCGACGCTGCTCGCCGATGGCACGCGCAGCGGCTTCGGCGGGGACGACGTGCGGGCGATGGTGGTGGAAACCGGTCTGCGTCACGGATTGCTCACACCCCATACGAGCTTCGTCGCCGTGGAGCGCGAGCGTGACCGTCCCCTGTTCGCCTCCCTGGAGGACGCGGTGGTGCCCGCCCTCGCGCCCGCGGGCGGTCGCCGGGTGGGCTACCTGGCCACGGCCACGCCGGCGCCCTGGCTCAGCTCCATGGCCCTGTTCCTGATGCTGTTCGGTGGCTTGCTGCTCACCTTGTCACGAGCGTCCGCCGAGCGCCGGTGTCCGGTGTGA
- a CDS encoding FtsX-like permease family protein codes for MTRLLTLALRLLVRDLRAGHLTVLLLGLVVAVGALTAVGVFTDRIARGVERQSASVLAADLSVRSAHPPRPEIVQLATATDTDTVQTVGFPTVVSWAQDGDVRRELVSLKAAEDGYPLRGEVLITDGVGQEGRIAEGLPVPGEVWVDTNLLLRLGGNVGTQISVGTASFRVGRVLVSRPDQAFAFAEIAPSLLMRLDDLATTGLLRPGSRVVYRQLFAGDAASVGALETALEGALAPSETLTDPASLQGPIRDALNNLRRFLGLAAMSAVILAAAAVAIAASRFMRRHLDTAALMKVLGRSQGEVAIVFAVELGAVAVAGALLGMALGLLVQTGLTGIAARLIDVTLPPAAAWPLGVGLVTALLVSGGFALPQLLALQRTPALRVLRSDLPPPGAGQWISYLSATIALGGLLWLIVDDPRLVLWLLGGLAGAALLMLLLAYAAVRLVGVSRAGVGVAWRYGLANLGRRGWDSATQVVAFGLGLAVMMLLALLRGDLLEAWQRSLPPDAPNYFLLNIQPQEREGVRALFEEAGVETAAYAPLSRGRLVSINDTAIDKVAFPRDEGGVFASREANISWAANLPPANRVVRGQWWEDGDAVREVSVEEETFATLGLALGDRLIFSAGGEEFAVSVTSVREVDWDSFEPNFFLVFSPGALGDFPASYLTSAHVDDDQRNALVALGQRYPTVTVYDVNALLTQVRSTVSRAVAAVQYVFALSLIAAVLVLLAAVESTREPRMVEAATLRALGASRRQVLAGIAAEYSAIGALAGLGGAIGAGVTGYFLAREAFSFDYVPAPSLLLIGVLLGWLLVGIAGVASAGRSASVPPVRVLAG; via the coding sequence ATGACGCGCCTGCTCACCCTTGCCCTGCGCCTGCTGGTGCGCGACCTACGCGCCGGACACCTGACGGTACTCCTTCTAGGCCTAGTGGTCGCCGTGGGTGCGCTCACGGCCGTGGGCGTGTTCACCGATCGCATTGCGCGCGGGGTCGAACGCCAGTCAGCATCTGTACTAGCCGCTGATCTCAGTGTCCGCAGTGCCCATCCGCCGCGGCCGGAGATCGTGCAGCTGGCAACCGCCACTGACACAGACACGGTGCAGACCGTTGGCTTCCCCACGGTCGTCTCTTGGGCGCAGGACGGCGACGTGCGTCGGGAGCTTGTGTCACTGAAGGCCGCCGAGGACGGCTACCCCCTACGCGGTGAGGTGCTAATCACCGATGGCGTTGGCCAGGAGGGCCGCATCGCCGAAGGACTCCCCGTGCCCGGGGAAGTGTGGGTGGACACGAACCTTCTTTTGCGCCTCGGCGGGAACGTCGGTACACAGATTAGCGTGGGCACCGCAAGCTTCCGCGTCGGTCGCGTATTGGTGAGCCGTCCCGACCAGGCCTTCGCCTTCGCCGAGATCGCGCCCAGCCTGCTGATGCGTCTCGACGACCTCGCCACCACTGGCCTGCTGCGTCCTGGCAGCCGCGTCGTCTACCGCCAGCTCTTCGCGGGCGACGCCGCATCCGTCGGCGCCCTGGAAACCGCCCTTGAGGGTGCGCTCGCGCCGAGTGAAACCCTCACCGACCCCGCCTCACTGCAAGGGCCGATCCGCGACGCCCTCAACAACCTGCGCCGCTTCCTCGGCCTCGCCGCCATGAGCGCGGTGATCCTGGCCGCGGCCGCGGTGGCCATCGCTGCATCCCGCTTCATGCGACGGCACCTGGACACGGCTGCCCTAATGAAGGTCTTGGGCCGTAGCCAGGGTGAGGTAGCCATCGTGTTCGCCGTGGAGCTCGGCGCCGTGGCCGTGGCGGGCGCGCTACTCGGCATGGCGCTGGGACTACTCGTGCAGACAGGACTCACAGGGATCGCCGCGCGGCTCATAGACGTCACGCTGCCGCCGGCGGCGGCGTGGCCTCTGGGGGTCGGCCTGGTAACCGCGCTGCTGGTGAGCGGCGGCTTCGCCTTACCGCAGCTACTCGCTCTCCAGCGTACGCCTGCGCTACGAGTCTTGCGCTCCGACCTACCCCCACCCGGCGCCGGCCAATGGATAAGTTACCTAAGTGCAACGATTGCATTAGGCGGACTACTATGGTTGATCGTGGATGACCCTCGCCTGGTGCTCTGGCTGCTTGGCGGACTCGCTGGGGCTGCCCTGCTTATGTTGCTGCTAGCGTACGCCGCGGTGCGCCTGGTGGGCGTGTCTCGCGCGGGCGTCGGCGTTGCATGGCGCTACGGCCTGGCAAACCTCGGGCGACGGGGCTGGGATAGCGCCACCCAGGTGGTCGCCTTCGGACTCGGCTTGGCGGTAATGATGCTGTTGGCCCTGCTTCGCGGCGATCTGCTGGAAGCCTGGCAACGCAGCCTACCGCCCGATGCGCCGAACTATTTTCTGCTCAACATCCAACCGCAAGAGCGCGAGGGCGTACGCGCGCTCTTCGAGGAGGCTGGCGTCGAAACGGCAGCTTACGCACCCCTTAGCCGAGGACGCCTGGTCTCGATCAACGACACCGCCATCGACAAGGTGGCGTTCCCACGCGATGAGGGCGGCGTGTTCGCCAGCCGGGAAGCCAACATTAGCTGGGCAGCCAACTTACCGCCGGCCAATCGCGTCGTCCGCGGGCAATGGTGGGAGGACGGCGACGCTGTGCGAGAGGTGTCCGTGGAGGAGGAGACCTTCGCCACGCTTGGCCTCGCCCTCGGCGATCGACTGATCTTCTCCGCCGGCGGAGAGGAGTTCGCAGTGTCAGTGACCAGCGTGCGCGAAGTGGACTGGGACTCCTTCGAGCCGAACTTCTTCCTGGTGTTCTCCCCAGGTGCCCTCGGCGACTTCCCAGCGAGCTACCTCACGAGCGCTCACGTGGATGACGATCAACGCAACGCCCTCGTCGCCCTCGGTCAGCGCTATCCTACGGTGACCGTCTACGACGTGAATGCCCTGCTCACGCAGGTGCGCTCCACCGTGTCGCGCGCGGTGGCAGCGGTGCAGTATGTGTTCGCCTTGAGCCTGATTGCTGCGGTACTCGTGCTGCTTGCAGCGGTGGAGTCGACGCGCGAGCCGCGGATGGTGGAGGCTGCCACCCTGCGTGCCTTGGGTGCGTCGCGTCGGCAGGTGTTGGCGGGGATCGCGGCCGAGTACTCGGCGATCGGGGCGCTGGCGGGGCTTGGCGGCGCGATCGGGGCAGGCGTCACGGGGTATTTCCTCGCCCGCGAGGCGTTCTCCTTCGACTACGTGCCAGCACCGTCACTGTTGCTGATCGGCGTGTTACTCGGATGGCTTCTCGTGGGGATCGCCGGGGTGGCCTCAGCGGGGCGCAGCGCGTCTGTACCGCCCGTGAGGGTATTGGCAGGTTAG
- a CDS encoding tetratricopeptide repeat protein has translation MIRRAHILSLSALAALLGACAPEAPDAPPAPLRTLEAPVADAMSEDVAAYMAQRWEEFQTNLDAADGDTARAEAYADYGLASFGNGLVLPARVAFENAVALDLDDARWVYFLALLHQFTGDFDQATSALERVLDQRPGDVPTLLRLGDVRFEQARLDEASDAYKQVLASSPREAAAHYGLGQIASTRGDDRAAVRHFETVLAEQPGANRAHYLLGLAYRNLGENEKARASLAQHGMVEPSFEDPLFDAISGGESRIGGLYTSLTLGSEALIDGDYRRAAEQFRQATEDLPNDARAWVGLARALTRLGQGDDAADAYEQALAIEESADAHLALGKLQLASKRYEDAEPHFRHALALDPALADAHLGLADLLIATERPESAIEAYDAALALAPEDRQLLLTRAEALLPLGRSEQALAPIAAATQANPGDGVLRGAYGILLAQAGRADEAAAELNDALVQTSDDGGRARVWYAIGRLEQEAQKVPEAIEAFEQALSADPDHQPSRLGLARTQAGGRRYASAVTTYEAYLAYAPSDTQVRMEATMSAVLGGSGPDALRLLEAGAALQSPSPRVLSSLARLLVLTGDPAVRDVDRALGLAERSLRRSGAIGHAETLALALAAAGRAADAIELQEQVLGQAQGRASEAQLNRIQDNLARYRSGSLGRLPLDAG, from the coding sequence ATGATCCGCCGCGCACACATCCTCTCGCTCAGCGCCCTAGCGGCGCTGCTCGGCGCATGCGCGCCGGAGGCCCCCGACGCGCCCCCGGCGCCCCTGCGCACTCTGGAGGCGCCCGTCGCCGACGCGATGAGCGAGGACGTGGCGGCCTACATGGCGCAGCGCTGGGAGGAGTTCCAGACCAACCTCGATGCCGCCGACGGCGACACGGCCCGCGCCGAGGCCTACGCCGACTACGGGCTCGCGAGCTTCGGCAACGGCCTCGTCCTCCCCGCCCGGGTTGCCTTCGAGAACGCCGTCGCCCTCGATCTTGATGACGCCCGTTGGGTCTACTTCCTCGCCCTGCTCCACCAGTTCACGGGCGACTTCGACCAGGCCACCTCTGCCCTGGAACGCGTGCTCGACCAACGTCCCGGCGATGTCCCGACCCTCCTACGCCTCGGCGACGTACGCTTCGAGCAGGCACGCCTGGACGAGGCGAGCGACGCCTACAAACAGGTGTTGGCGAGCTCGCCTCGCGAAGCCGCCGCCCACTACGGCCTCGGCCAGATCGCAAGCACCCGCGGCGATGATCGCGCCGCCGTGCGCCACTTCGAAACAGTCCTCGCCGAACAACCCGGCGCGAACCGCGCCCACTACCTCCTCGGCCTCGCCTACCGCAACCTCGGCGAGAATGAGAAGGCTCGCGCGAGCCTCGCCCAACATGGCATGGTGGAACCGTCCTTCGAAGATCCGTTGTTCGATGCCATCAGCGGCGGCGAATCGCGCATCGGCGGCCTGTACACCTCGCTCACGCTCGGCTCCGAGGCGCTCATCGACGGCGACTACCGCCGCGCCGCCGAACAATTCCGTCAGGCCACCGAAGACCTACCGAACGACGCACGGGCCTGGGTAGGCCTCGCCCGCGCCCTCACCCGCCTGGGCCAGGGCGACGATGCCGCGGATGCCTACGAGCAAGCGCTCGCCATAGAAGAGAGCGCCGACGCCCATCTAGCGCTCGGGAAGCTGCAGCTTGCGAGCAAACGCTACGAGGATGCCGAACCGCACTTTCGCCACGCCCTGGCGCTCGACCCAGCCCTGGCGGACGCCCATCTCGGCTTGGCTGATCTGCTTATCGCCACCGAGCGACCGGAGAGCGCCATCGAAGCGTACGACGCCGCGCTCGCCCTGGCTCCCGAGGATCGCCAGCTACTGCTAACTCGCGCCGAGGCCTTGTTGCCTCTCGGTCGCAGCGAGCAGGCCCTGGCGCCGATCGCCGCGGCGACGCAGGCCAACCCGGGCGACGGGGTGTTGCGAGGTGCCTACGGCATCCTCCTGGCCCAGGCTGGGCGCGCAGATGAGGCGGCCGCCGAACTCAACGACGCACTCGTCCAGACCAGTGACGACGGCGGCCGCGCCCGCGTCTGGTACGCCATCGGGCGCCTGGAGCAGGAGGCGCAGAAGGTGCCGGAGGCGATCGAAGCCTTCGAGCAAGCCCTCAGCGCTGACCCAGATCACCAACCCTCACGCCTAGGCCTCGCACGCACCCAGGCCGGCGGTCGTCGCTACGCCTCCGCTGTCACCACCTATGAAGCTTACTTAGCTTACGCACCCAGCGATACCCAGGTGCGCATGGAGGCCACCATGAGCGCGGTGCTCGGCGGCAGCGGTCCCGACGCCCTGCGCCTGCTCGAGGCCGGCGCGGCGCTGCAGAGCCCCAGCCCCCGCGTGCTCTCCTCCCTGGCCCGCCTGTTGGTGCTCACCGGCGACCCGGCCGTGCGCGATGTGGACCGTGCCCTGGGGCTCGCCGAGCGGTCCCTGCGCCGCAGCGGCGCGATCGGCCATGCGGAGACCTTGGCCTTGGCCCTGGCAGCGGCGGGTCGCGCTGCCGATGCCATCGAGCTGCAGGAGCAGGTGCTGGGCCAGGCCCAGGGGCGCGCCAGCGAGGCCCAGCTCAATCGCATCCAGGACAACTTGGCCCGCTATCGCAGCGGCAGCCTCGGCCGCTTGCCCCTGGACGCCGGCTAG
- a CDS encoding CRTAC1 family protein: MTSGPAPFADITDRSGMRFVHQNGRSDQRYMPEIMGAGAALFDADGDGDLDVYLLQGGPLDNPAVPRQDVLLRNDLNADGELRFTDITTGAGIPADGYGMGVATGDVNSDGLADLYITNWGPNRLLLSRGDGTFEDITDAAGADDPAWSVPATFLDLDADGYLDLFVGNYVDFRLANHQDCFTATGASDYCSPLSYGSTRDRLLRNTGEGTFEDVSAAAGVRGIASKALGVITGDFNDDGRTDLYVANDGVANQLWINQGDGTFQEDALFAGCAVNFEGAPEASMGVDAADVDGDGDEDIFMTHLRGETNTLYLNRGDAVFEDRTLRFGLAASSLAATGFGTAWLDVENDGLLDLLAVNGAVTVEEKLALAGDDFPYHQPNQLFRNVSTGDTLAFEAYTHDAQDPFARSEVSRGAAFGDLDNDGDTDVVITNNGGPARVLENRVGQDGDWIGLSLRVGAEQGHALGAAATVTLTNGQRWLRRVRTAGSYVSTNDPRLLFGLGARGSSPQDVTVTVRWVDGTREQFGSLPSQRYHTLVRGTGSTRP; the protein is encoded by the coding sequence GTGACAAGCGGACCGGCCCCCTTCGCCGACATCACCGACCGCAGCGGCATGCGCTTCGTGCACCAGAACGGCCGCTCGGACCAACGCTACATGCCCGAGATTATGGGCGCGGGCGCCGCCCTCTTCGACGCTGACGGCGACGGCGATCTCGACGTCTACCTGCTCCAAGGCGGCCCCTTGGACAACCCTGCCGTGCCCCGCCAGGACGTGCTCCTGCGCAACGACCTCAACGCCGACGGCGAGCTGCGCTTCACCGACATCACCACCGGCGCCGGCATCCCCGCCGACGGCTACGGCATGGGCGTGGCTACGGGCGATGTGAACAGCGACGGCCTCGCCGATCTCTACATCACCAACTGGGGTCCGAACCGCCTCCTGCTCAGCCGCGGCGACGGCACCTTCGAGGACATCACGGACGCGGCCGGCGCGGACGATCCCGCCTGGTCCGTGCCCGCCACCTTCCTAGACCTCGACGCCGACGGCTACCTCGACCTCTTCGTCGGCAACTACGTCGACTTCCGCCTCGCCAACCACCAGGACTGCTTCACCGCCACCGGCGCCTCGGACTACTGCAGCCCCCTGAGCTACGGCTCCACCCGCGATCGACTCCTGCGCAACACGGGCGAGGGCACCTTCGAGGACGTGAGCGCCGCCGCCGGTGTGCGCGGGATCGCCAGCAAGGCCCTAGGCGTGATCACCGGCGACTTCAACGACGACGGTCGCACCGACCTCTACGTCGCCAACGACGGCGTCGCCAACCAGCTCTGGATCAACCAGGGCGACGGCACCTTCCAGGAGGACGCCCTCTTCGCCGGCTGCGCCGTGAACTTCGAAGGCGCGCCCGAAGCAAGCATGGGCGTCGACGCCGCCGACGTGGACGGCGACGGTGACGAAGACATCTTCATGACCCACCTGCGCGGCGAGACCAACACGCTCTACCTCAACCGCGGCGACGCCGTCTTCGAAGATCGCACCCTACGCTTCGGCCTCGCCGCCAGCAGCCTCGCCGCCACCGGCTTCGGCACCGCCTGGCTCGACGTGGAAAACGACGGCCTATTGGATCTACTCGCCGTGAATGGCGCCGTAACCGTGGAGGAGAAGCTCGCCCTCGCCGGCGACGACTTCCCCTACCATCAGCCGAACCAACTGTTCCGCAACGTGAGCACAGGCGACACACTCGCCTTTGAGGCTTACACCCACGACGCGCAAGACCCCTTCGCCCGCTCCGAGGTGAGCCGCGGCGCCGCCTTCGGCGACCTCGACAACGACGGCGACACCGACGTCGTGATCACCAACAACGGCGGACCGGCGCGCGTGCTGGAGAACCGCGTCGGCCAGGACGGCGACTGGATCGGCCTGTCCTTACGGGTGGGAGCCGAACAAGGGCACGCCCTCGGCGCCGCCGCAACGGTGACCCTGACCAACGGACAGCGATGGCTTCGGCGCGTGCGCACCGCGGGCAGCTACGTCTCTACCAACGACCCTCGCCTACTCTTCGGTTTAGGTGCACGGGGCAGCAGCCCGCAGGACGTGACAGTTACCGTGCGTTGGGTGGACGGCACCCGCGAGCAGTTCGGCTCCCTTCCCTCGCAGCGTTACCACACGCTGGTGCGCGGCACGGGCAGCACGCGCCCATGA